From Cricetulus griseus strain 17A/GY chromosome 1 unlocalized genomic scaffold, alternate assembly CriGri-PICRH-1.0 chr1_0, whole genome shotgun sequence, a single genomic window includes:
- the LOC113833005 gene encoding PRELI domain containing protein 3B-like: MKIWSSEHVLEHPWEMVTTAAMQKYPNPMNPRVVGVDVLDRHVDPSRKLHSHRLLSTEWGLPSIVKSTNISFTNMVSVDERLTYKQHPQDPEKTVLTQEAIITVKAVSLSSYLEGLMASSISSNANKGREAMEWVIHKLNTKIEDLAVSARGSIRTPMAAAAALVEKK; the protein is encoded by the exons ATGAAGATCTGGAGTTCGGAGCACGTCTTGGAACATCCATGGGAAATGGTTACCACGGCTGCAATGCAGAAATACCCTAACCCCATGAATCCCCGTGTAGTGGGTGTTGACGTGCTAGACAGACATGTGGATCCCTCTAGAAAGCTGCACAGCCACAGACTCCTCAGCACAGAATGGGGCCTGCCTTCCATTG TCAAGTCCACCAACATCTCATTTACAAATATGGTCTCAGTAGACGAGAGGCTCACATACAAGCAGCACCCTCAGGACCCAGAGAAAACTGTCCTGACCCAGGAAGCCATCATCACCGTGAAAGCGGTCAGCCTCAGCAGCTACCTTGAAGGACTCATGGCAAGCAGCATATCTTCCAACGCTAACAAAGGCCGAGAAGCAATGGAGTGGGTGATCCATAAACTGAACACCAAGATTGAAGACTTGGCAGTATCAGCAAGAGGAAGCATACGGACGCCAATGGCAGCCGCGGCAGCCTTggtggaaaaaaaatga